A stretch of Vibrio maritimus DNA encodes these proteins:
- a CDS encoding ABC transporter substrate-binding protein: protein MKLFWVLVTCCFLGNITFASTEGEESRSANIQVLFVNPGFSDESFWGDVDKYAIAAAQSLDIQLEIIHGQRDRILTQQKLAERMKKAPEPDFVILVNEKGSGQNLLEPIAPRASQVTFALNDLTASEKRIIYANPKYAHRLLPGVFPNNYNIGYLSAQSLFSSGGSVPGDFVLISGDKNTPASINREAGATSFIMQEERVSLSQRVYGDWQESIAYEQAKVLLNRHKDIRYLWTANDHMAFGAIRALEDVGLTAGKDVFIGTINTSAEVLNALAQKQIASLSGGHFTAVGLALVKIYHYAKGEPWPQRTKYNLFQPIMYPSDLFDIMKQKDWSSIDFKRIDIRANPINPFSPQLGEAQ from the coding sequence ATGAAATTGTTTTGGGTGCTTGTCACTTGCTGCTTTTTGGGGAATATCACGTTTGCCTCCACGGAGGGGGAGGAGTCGCGCTCGGCCAACATCCAAGTACTATTCGTCAATCCAGGCTTTTCAGATGAGAGCTTTTGGGGCGATGTAGACAAATATGCCATAGCAGCCGCACAGTCGCTTGATATCCAACTAGAAATTATCCATGGTCAGCGGGACCGCATTCTCACGCAGCAAAAGCTTGCTGAGCGAATGAAAAAAGCACCGGAGCCTGATTTCGTTATCCTAGTGAATGAAAAAGGATCGGGGCAAAACCTTCTCGAGCCAATAGCGCCGCGCGCAAGTCAAGTCACCTTCGCCCTTAATGACTTAACTGCAAGCGAAAAACGCATCATCTACGCAAATCCTAAATATGCACACCGCCTGCTACCTGGGGTATTTCCTAACAACTACAACATCGGTTACCTGAGTGCTCAAAGCTTGTTTTCGAGTGGGGGAAGTGTGCCAGGTGACTTTGTCTTGATATCTGGCGATAAAAACACGCCCGCTTCTATTAACCGTGAAGCGGGAGCCACATCGTTCATTATGCAGGAAGAGCGAGTGTCACTGTCTCAACGAGTTTATGGTGACTGGCAGGAATCCATCGCTTATGAGCAAGCAAAGGTTCTACTAAACCGTCATAAAGACATTCGTTATCTGTGGACAGCTAACGATCACATGGCCTTTGGGGCTATTCGCGCTTTAGAGGATGTGGGTCTAACGGCCGGAAAAGATGTTTTTATTGGTACCATCAATACGTCGGCCGAAGTGTTGAATGCGCTTGCTCAAAAACAAATTGCATCCTTATCTGGAGGGCACTTTACTGCGGTTGGCTTGGCGTTAGTGAAAATCTATCATTATGCCAAGGGAGAGCCTTGGCCTCAGCGCACCAAATACAACCTATTCCAACCGATTATGTATCCTTCAGACTTGTTTGACATCATGAAGCAAAAAGATTGGAGCAGCATCGACTTCAAACGCATCGATATTCGAGCAAACCCCATTAATCCGTTTTCCCCTCAGCTCGGGGAGGCTCAATGA
- a CDS encoding diguanylate cyclase domain-containing protein has product MKSFPIKTLRHKIIAIMLVVTGMLAIVNINIQAYVDYQQELVDIENNATRHVRSLSHPISEALWDLDLRQLEQLIVSISEDKYIRDIRLDGIDGTQISSSDDSFQSNDHHSYELRYNGRFLGILSYHIDDALIQQEVLSRLWLGLALNTLEALVIILVVIIIIYVLVTKPLKELYTLSKTINPKTTRKLELPESLTQSDDELSYVAKALQQLNSTSRRAIAAQRRTERQLLHHQNQLEQSIQLQTKAYKTQSQLHRILADMSLNILTCNEESMATVMYRAFEPIGSLLNIDRLSVLAVEDNVAKYRYSWRSDGSDNPYGQGFNIDSMTFLQRRLRSLEPILINDTETLRRDAENEYQMLSELSIQSVAIFPLIDGKSIFGLLVASNTKEPSPWSDTQKTILSRLSTTVSELHIRMRNQKEMTALQDELIEANQRLHIAAETDELTGLPNRRPFMNELEHHANSLYVSTITTMMIDVDHFKQYNDLYGHVQGDFALRYVANALKHILAPCGHMVARIGGEEFCALLINVSHQEALVLAERMRLEVSDLKIPHTGNEPFGVLSVSIGVSHQVVDEQIATQWLLENADAALYRAKEKGRNQVQSEPSENKQ; this is encoded by the coding sequence ATGAAGTCATTTCCAATCAAAACGCTAAGACACAAAATCATCGCAATCATGCTCGTGGTTACCGGTATGCTGGCTATCGTCAATATCAATATTCAAGCTTATGTTGACTACCAACAAGAACTGGTGGATATCGAAAACAATGCGACCCGGCATGTTCGCTCGCTCAGTCACCCCATTTCAGAAGCTCTTTGGGATCTAGACTTGCGACAACTTGAGCAGCTCATTGTCAGTATTAGTGAAGACAAGTACATTCGAGATATTCGTCTAGATGGCATTGACGGGACTCAAATCAGCTCCAGCGATGATAGCTTTCAATCTAACGACCACCATAGTTATGAACTGAGGTACAACGGGCGATTCTTAGGCATACTCTCCTACCATATTGACGACGCACTCATACAACAAGAAGTCTTGTCGCGCCTCTGGCTAGGGTTGGCACTCAACACCTTAGAAGCGTTAGTGATCATTTTGGTGGTCATCATAATTATATACGTGCTGGTTACTAAGCCATTGAAGGAGCTATACACGCTATCTAAAACTATTAACCCTAAAACCACCCGCAAGCTTGAGCTCCCTGAAAGCCTCACTCAAAGCGATGATGAACTCTCTTATGTTGCCAAGGCACTGCAACAACTCAACAGCACCTCTAGACGCGCCATTGCGGCGCAAAGAAGAACCGAGAGACAGCTTCTCCACCACCAAAATCAGTTAGAACAAAGCATCCAGCTCCAAACGAAAGCCTATAAAACGCAAAGCCAACTTCACCGAATCTTGGCAGACATGTCTTTGAATATTCTGACGTGTAATGAAGAGAGCATGGCGACGGTCATGTATCGAGCGTTTGAACCTATCGGAAGCCTACTTAACATCGACAGACTGAGCGTCCTTGCTGTAGAAGACAACGTAGCAAAGTATCGCTACTCTTGGCGCTCAGATGGCAGTGACAACCCCTACGGCCAAGGTTTCAACATAGATTCAATGACCTTTTTACAACGTCGGTTGCGCTCACTGGAGCCGATCTTAATCAATGACACCGAGACTCTGCGACGAGACGCCGAAAACGAATATCAAATGCTATCTGAACTGAGCATTCAATCTGTTGCCATCTTTCCACTGATTGATGGCAAGTCAATATTTGGCTTATTAGTCGCTTCAAACACTAAAGAACCCTCTCCGTGGAGCGACACACAAAAGACTATTTTGAGTCGATTATCGACGACAGTGAGTGAACTGCACATCCGGATGAGAAACCAAAAAGAGATGACAGCGCTGCAAGATGAACTCATTGAAGCGAATCAGCGTCTGCACATTGCGGCAGAAACCGATGAGTTAACCGGACTTCCTAATCGCCGTCCATTTATGAATGAACTAGAGCATCACGCGAACAGTCTCTACGTAAGCACCATTACCACTATGATGATCGACGTCGACCACTTCAAACAGTACAACGACCTTTACGGTCATGTTCAGGGTGATTTTGCCCTGAGGTATGTCGCCAACGCACTTAAACATATACTCGCACCGTGCGGACACATGGTCGCTCGGATTGGCGGTGAAGAGTTTTGTGCCCTACTTATCAACGTGAGTCACCAAGAAGCGTTAGTCCTCGCCGAGCGAATGCGATTAGAAGTGAGTGATCTAAAAATCCCTCATACAGGCAATGAGCCATTTGGTGTGTTATCCGTGTCTATTGGCGTTTCTCACCAGGTTGTTGACGAGCAAATCGCCACTCAATGGTTATTAGAGAATGCCGATGCTGCTTTGTATAGGGCAAAAGAGAAAGGACGAAACCAGGTTCAATCAGAGCCGTCCGAGAATAAACAGTGA
- a CDS encoding DUF4056 domain-containing protein — MKKLLLLLSLSLTAAAPTFAETETVPVGIRPCCAFGTGLKAELGSVPVPFYSIKNVLNTEDVNAHVFNDGSASVVGSLFGTSDEVNGLIFTNKGGFIDTAHVRDTADFAFYLYRSLKQREENSYEVNLTPELRERRIVFENLDQLNSDNHDEAKLAALMAFRLAQWHEIAQWFGLVSVGGFKEYPSAFSPEDLYSNMLGALIAYEILKINPEIKQEAFVVLFPDYFRKHLKMLDAQDEDTTIAKLKEIDGIWWDSSKRLPNKWVVKTRDYHFSLDLIPNAVTNGTPLSLTPFEELEQYGQLQLVKADKIQSFDILPSTLTDKSVWTHEDFQAIGDISKSVDDKHENNRNDALTLKLN, encoded by the coding sequence ATGAAAAAATTACTATTGTTACTGAGTCTTAGCCTTACCGCTGCAGCCCCGACCTTCGCAGAAACTGAGACCGTACCAGTAGGGATAAGACCATGCTGCGCTTTTGGCACCGGTCTTAAAGCGGAATTAGGAAGTGTCCCTGTCCCGTTTTACTCCATCAAAAACGTGCTTAACACCGAAGACGTCAATGCTCATGTGTTCAACGACGGCTCTGCGAGTGTCGTCGGCAGCTTGTTTGGCACGTCTGACGAAGTCAATGGTCTGATTTTCACTAATAAAGGTGGTTTCATCGATACGGCACACGTACGAGACACTGCTGATTTCGCGTTTTACCTCTATCGCTCTCTCAAGCAGCGTGAAGAGAACAGTTACGAAGTAAACCTGACACCAGAACTTCGTGAGCGACGCATCGTATTTGAGAATCTGGATCAGCTAAATAGTGACAATCACGATGAGGCGAAACTCGCGGCACTCATGGCATTCCGACTAGCACAATGGCACGAAATTGCCCAGTGGTTTGGTCTAGTCTCTGTCGGTGGTTTTAAAGAATACCCTTCTGCATTCTCACCGGAAGATTTGTATTCGAACATGCTAGGCGCACTCATCGCTTATGAAATTCTCAAGATAAACCCTGAGATCAAACAAGAAGCGTTTGTCGTGCTGTTCCCAGACTATTTCCGTAAACACCTCAAGATGCTTGATGCGCAGGACGAAGATACGACGATAGCCAAACTCAAAGAGATTGATGGTATTTGGTGGGACAGCTCAAAACGACTGCCAAACAAATGGGTAGTGAAAACACGTGACTATCACTTTAGCCTAGATCTGATTCCAAATGCCGTCACCAATGGTACACCTCTATCTTTGACGCCATTTGAAGAGCTTGAGCAATATGGACAGTTACAACTGGTAAAAGCTGACAAGATTCAGTCATTTGATATACTTCCGAGCACATTGACGGACAAATCGGTTTGGACTCATGAAGATTTTCAAGCGATTGGCGACATCTCTAAGTCGGTTGATGATAAACATGAAAACAATCGAAATGACGCACTCACTCTAAAGTTGAACTAA
- a CDS encoding diacylglycerol kinase, which yields MTEIQKNTGLKRVIYAARYSWYGLIAAWKNEAAFRQECVALLLAVIVAFSLDVSLFAKAALVGSVIFVMIVELMNSAVEAVVDRVGLERHELSGRAKDLGSAAVFLAIGLALIVWISILWMHFS from the coding sequence ATGACTGAGATCCAAAAAAACACAGGTTTAAAACGCGTAATCTACGCAGCCCGATATTCTTGGTATGGTTTGATTGCAGCATGGAAGAATGAGGCGGCGTTTCGACAAGAATGCGTGGCGTTGCTCCTCGCTGTCATTGTCGCTTTCTCTTTGGACGTTTCATTGTTTGCAAAAGCCGCTCTCGTTGGCAGCGTCATCTTTGTGATGATCGTGGAGTTGATGAACTCAGCGGTGGAAGCTGTGGTCGATCGCGTCGGCCTGGAAAGGCACGAGCTCTCTGGAAGAGCCAAAGATCTCGGCTCCGCAGCCGTATTCCTTGCCATCGGCTTAGCACTCATCGTTTGGATCTCGATTCTCTGGATGCACTTTAGCTAG